The segment AGCAGTTGAGAAATGTTTTCTGGGTTGATGCCAAAGGTAGGCTTGATTATGGAAATTTCGGTGATGTCATTTTCTTTGATACCACATATCTCAAGAACGAGTACAAATTGCCATTTGCTCCCTTTATTGGTGTTAACCACCACTTCCAGTTTCTGTTGCTTGGATGTGCGTTAGTTGCTGATGaaactaaaacaacatatgTTTGGTTGATGCGAGCATGGCTTCGGGCAATGGGTGGTCATGCTCCAAGAGTGATTCTCACCGACCAAGACAATGCCCTGAAAGAAGCTATTCAAGAGGTCTTTCCTAATTCACGCCATTGTTTTTGCTTGTGGCATGTATTCAGCAAGATTCCTGAGAAGCTGAGTTATGTGACAAGGCAGCATGAAAATTTCATGTTGAAATTTAAGAAATGCATCTTTAAGTCTTGGACCAGTGAACAGTTTGAAAAAAGATGGTGGAAAATGGTCGAGATATTCAATTTAAGAAATGACATATGGTTTCAATCGTTGTATGAAGATCGTCAAAGATGGATACCGGTTTTCATGATAGACAACTTTTTGGCAGGGATGTCTACGACCCAGCGGTCAGAAAGTATAAACACTTTATTTGACAGATACATGCAAAGGAAAACTACCCTGAAAGAGTTTCTTGAACTGCAAAAAGCAATGCTACAAGAGAAGTTCGAAGAGGAAGCAAAAGCAGATTTTGAAACTTGGCACAAGCAACCAGGGTTGAAATCTCCATCACCCTTTGGGAAACAAATGGCCTCAATATACACACatgcaatatttaaaaagttccAGGTTGAGGTTTTAGGAGTCGTTGCTTGTCATCCTAGAAAAGAGACTGAAGATGGAGAAACCCAAACTTTCAAAGTTCAAGATTTCGAAGATAACCAATATTTCATTGTGGTGTGGAATGAGATGACATCATATCTATCTTGTTCATGCCGTTTGTTTGAGTTTAATGGTTTTCTTTGTAGACATGTGTTGATTGTTATGCAAATGTCAGGTCTGCACAGCATTCCATCACAGTACATATTGAAACGTTGGACAAAGGATGCAAAGAGCAGACAAATTATGAGAGAACAGTCAGATGTGGTCGAGTCCAGGGTTCAACGCTACAACGATCTATGTCGACGGGCCTTTAAACTGGGTGATGAAGGTTCTTTATCTCAAGAGAGTTACAATATTGCATTCAATGCACTGGAAGAAGCTTTGAGAAAGTGCGAGAGTGTtaataattcaattcaaaacataatagAACCAACTTCGCCTCCTTCAAACGGTCCTCTTGACTACGATGAAGTGAATCAAGCTCATGGTGCAACCAAGACAAATAAGAAGAAAGATACATCCAGAAAGAAGCAGGTCAGTTgggtttttggtgtttgtttgctTGAGGtcttaatgaaattttatgtttaGTTATTCATTTGAGTGGAACTGTAAAAATTGTTCAGGTACATCCAGACCCAGAGGTGATTCCCATTCGGATGCATGATAGCTGGCAACAAATGGTTAGTGATGCTGTGTAAAAGCGTAACTTGTCCTATTACATTTACAGAAGAAGTTGTGATATTATACTTGTTGTGGGACACGCAAACTTACGAGCACCAGCCCTTGATTGTTCTTATAAAATCTGAGAGATTATGCAAGGGATGGTATGATGTGTTTAATAGTGACCATGTACTGATGAGGAAATTTTCGTTGTTTCTGACTATTCTGTTGTTATTTAAGTGATGCTTTTTCCTGCaactttcaatttgtttatAAAAGAATCTGTTGCAGGAACAACTAAACTCAAGGGTTCCAACTCTCGATGGGTATTTTGGCTCTCAACAAACTGGGCAGGGAATGGTATATGCTACTATTTCATCATTATAGCCATGACTTATGGAGTTTTTGAGAATTTATCTAGGAATGATCACACAAAACAACCTTAACCTTGTAAAAAGTAAAGCTCACTTAGTTTtccttgtaattttcttttaggGACAACTAAATGCCATAGCTTCTAGTCGTGATGATTGTTATAGTAATCCACATAGCATGCAAGGGCTGGTAATGCATATTGAAATTTAAGTGGCATATAAGAATAGTGGTGTCTCTTGTTACTCCATTCGTGACATCCAAATCCTGCTCTGACCCTCTTGTAGGGACAATTGAATGCTACTGCACCAAATGATGATGCTCATTACATGATGCAACAAAGGATGCAAGGGATGGTATGCTATTCTCTTGTGTTTTCGCTCAAGAAGTTTGTTTTGTATAGGGCCATGATGTTGTTGAGAAAGTTCTGACTGCCATGGCAGAACTGAAAATTAGGAGTTCTCTTAATCATAAAAATCATCATGCCTACCGTGACTGGAATTGACTGTGCTTGATTACAAACTGATAATCTTTCCATGCTTGCAGGGGCAGATACAATTCAGACCGCAGCCTATTCCCAGTTTTTTCGATGTTCAGGATGGTCTACAAGAAATGGTATTTAAAGTATTAATTGGATTATCTGGTACGGTTGCTTCCATTGGTTACTTACATGGTGGCTTGACTCCTATTTCAGGACTCATCAAATCTGGGATCCTCTCAGTTGCATGGTTTGGCAACTAAACATTTGCATCAGAAACATCTATCTCATTAGATGCTGCACTGCTATGTAGTTCTCTAACTTGGGTAATTTATGTATTACTTCCTCTTTTTTCACTGACTCAAATTCCCAACGGAAtgatttcatgatcagggaaaGCCCTTAAACTATCATCCAAACTTTGGATATTTCTCCTACATTTACAAAATGCACCCTGCTTAATGCTTGGATAAAGTTTGTTGCTaaaatctctgtttttttttttaattgacccGAGCAGTGGGCTAACATTCTCTTCTCTGGTGGACATGAGATGTATTTGCACAAGATCAACAAATAGAATTCAAGAAGTAGAGTTTTCTCTCTCACAGCGCACCTGACATTGTTGGTTCTTAGGGAAAAGATCTAATGTATGCAGTTATTCTATCCATTTGCATAGAGGAAGAATCTTAAAAGAAGGGAAATGGTTcgatttattttcatctttattttctggTTTAGCAAGAGCTATTTTGTAAATCCTCCTTTTACTGTTACGGTGCAATTTAATTGCTGAAAGTTGTTCAAACTTGAAAGAGGTTCTCCCATCTCTAAGTCAAGAGGGAGCCATTTCTTCACAGATGGCATCCACATAAAACCTATGAAAATGAATGTCTTTCTCTTCGTTGAGTCTATTGTCTAGTTTTTCTTAAACGTGAAAATTACCTCCATTGAATTAATCCAAGTGAGATCAGGTGGTTTTGCACGTTAGTTAACAGGTTGAGATGTGGTAGCAACATCTAACAAAGCTTGCGTTGGGGGTTAGAAGAGGTGCACAGAGCTATCGTTGAAGGAGATGTTCATCTGCTGGGGGTAGAAGTGGAGGACAGATTTTCGAGACGTTTACACACACATGGTTGTGACTCGCTGGGTATTTTCTATAATAAGtcagatattattttatttattttaaagtaatctcaaaaacttttaaaaataaaatattcttctcaTACTCCACCTTTTCAAGTAATATTCTTCTCAACTTGTCATTTCATAAAACTTGTAAAACTATCTTGAAGTGCACTTTTTCCCCTATCACTTCTCAATACTTctatattgaaaaacatttagatTTCTTAAAAATAGTAGCAATTTCAAGTTTTTGCCTCATGAAATACACCCTTGTTGTTATACTataatcatcaacaaacattatAAAGTATCTATTTTAAGAATAAGATGGAGTGGACATCAGACATAAATATTGGTATGCTTCCTTGGAGTTTTACCATAAATGGTGCAATATTAACCTTAaaaatgcaatgaaatatccatGCTTCATAAGTTATCTTACACTCAACAAATTTTGATAAGCTCATGGCATATTCATTACCTTACGAATGATCTCTTTTCCATTCTTAGTTTCAACTCCAATGGTACCTAAGTCACTTGCACTCATAAACTCTCTATTCTCAATTTTTACTCTAGTTTTTCTCTTTGTATCAATATCAttgaacaagttttttttcaatgtcataTGATTGCTACAAGCACTATCAATAAGTCTttgttcatttttgttttccatgctACTTTAACTAGCATAAACCATGCTTCCATCACcttccttattttttataacatttttcttgttgattaTTCCTCACACCATAATACTATAATCTTTAGCTAAGTGACCATATCCCTTAcaattgaaatattaattgaaatattatgttgctttttatatcaataatttCTAGTCTGAGGACCTAATCTACTGCAAGAATAACACCTTCTAAAATCACCATACTTACAGCCCAAATTTATTCCTCCTTTTCCCATTTGATTTCTACCCATTCCTTTACTTTTACCTCTACTATATCCTCCATATCTACAGGATTCAACGATTATTTTCTCATTACTTGTAGATTCcttcttttggttttgtttaCCAAGAGTATGCTTTGATGCTATCAAAAGattgtcaatattttttggtttttcataTGTTACCTTCACCATCTCCCATAAAAAAAGGGAGATGAATAAATTCTTCATCTTTATACTCCAAAACTCATAGTTATCTCATTTAAATATTGAAGGTTGGACTTAACTCTAATTTGAGCTACCTTCTttgaacattttcttttttcttttaacttggaAAAAGCTTCTTTTTAATCTCTGCTCTAATACCAATATGTTGGGATGAATTTTGGTTGGTTTCTATAGCTAATAACACTCATAAAACACACTTGAATATATCACACAAATTCTGTAACTTTTTAATACAAAACTCACATAAAAAAAGGGTTAGAATGAAAGAGAGTTCACACactttgctgtttttttttttatctgttttttacCTTTCTAACCCACTTCTCTTATAATAAACTCAGCCACATGTGCCCTACCAAACAATACACTTGTATTAACAAACATTAACTCTAGTTAACTTTAATCTAGCTCTAATAAACCAACTTTCTGgaacattaacattaacaaaaactatacCATCCCTTACTCCATTTGAGCCTAGAGTTTTTGATCCTCGTTTATATCAGTTGAACTTGGGATATCAAGACCAAGGAGACATTTACCCTGAGGAAATGATGGCTCACAACCATATTCTATGGGTGAGATATCTAGTTGAGTGAGATTTACATAATGAAACCAAACATGGGAAGATGGATAGGTGTGGCATTGAATTGCATGTCTCCCCCTGTGCCTCAAGACAGTTCGCCTTAGTTCAAGTCTGGCCAGTGCTCTTGGTTTACTAGTTAAATATGAATAAGGGCTGAGACGTACGTACCATAAGTGATTTGACTGTTACTGCTTACTGGGGTCATTGACATTTTCATTGAGGATATGTTCATGAATTTCAAATTCTACATCT is part of the Populus nigra chromosome 8, ddPopNigr1.1, whole genome shotgun sequence genome and harbors:
- the LOC133701670 gene encoding protein FAR-RED IMPAIRED RESPONSE 1-like isoform X2, giving the protein MGIDLEQPSGEYHKEDRRPNVNVNTVDGGDGGHERDQIIVNSPDIGGNGCEKTGTVINGRVLDGRKKPNAGDGINLNSVKDAEPHDGMEFESKDEAFSFYKEYAKSVGFSTITKASRRSRISGKFIDAKFVCTRYGTKRDTSTIELPQPVSNADAATSLPVKRKRGRINQSWSKTDCKACMHVKRRQQDGRWVVRSFIKEHNHEIFPDQAYYFRGHRNLNLGNDNVDALHAIRARTKKLYVAMSRQSGGHRKHENQKGGVTNPSGNTKHLALDEGDAQAMLDHFMHMQDENPNFFYAIDLNEEQQLRNVFWVDAKGRLDYGNFGDVIFFDTTYLKNEYKLPFAPFIGVNHHFQFLLLGCALVADETKTTYVWLMRAWLRAMGGHAPRVILTDQDNALKEAIQEVFPNSRHCFCLWHVFSKIPEKLSYVTRQHENFMLKFKKCIFKSWTSEQFEKRWWKMVEIFNLRNDIWFQSLYEDRQRWIPVFMIDNFLAGMSTTQRSESINTLFDRYMQRKTTLKEFLELQKAMLQEKFEEEAKADFETWHKQPGLKSPSPFGKQMASIYTHAIFKKFQVEVLGVVACHPRKETEDGETQTFKVQDFEDNQYFIVVWNEMTSYLSCSCRLFEFNGFLCRHVLIVMQMSGLHSIPSQYILKRWTKDAKSRQIMREQSDVVESRVQRYNDLCRRAFKLGDEGSLSQESYNIAFNALEEALRKCESVNNSIQNIIEPTSPPSNGPLDYDEVNQAHGATKTNKKKDTSRKKQVHPDPEVIPIRMHDSWQQMEQLNSRVPTLDGYFGSQQTGQGMGQLNATAPNDDAHYMMQQRMQGMGQIQFRPQPIPSFFDVQDGLQEMDSSNLGSSQLHGLATKHLHQKHLSH
- the LOC133701670 gene encoding protein FAR-RED IMPAIRED RESPONSE 1-like isoform X3 — translated: MGIDLEQPSGEYHKEDRRPNVNVNTVDGGDGGHERDQIIVNSPDIGGNGCEKTGTVINGRVLDGRKKPNAGDGINLNSVKDAEPHDGMEFESKDEAFSFYKEYAKSVGFSTITKASRRSRISGKFIDAKFVCTRYGTKRDTSTIELPQPVSNADAATSLPVKRKRGRINQSWSKTDCKACMHVKRRQQDGRWVVRSFIKEHNHEIFPDQAYYFRGHRNLNLGNDNVDALHAIRARTKKLYVAMSRQSGGHRKHENQKGGVTNPSGNTKHLALDEGDAQAMLDHFMHMQDENPNFFYAIDLNEEQQLRNVFWVDAKGRLDYGNFGDVIFFDTTYLKNEYKLPFAPFIGVNHHFQFLLLGCALVADETKTTYVWLMRAWLRAMGGHAPRVILTDQDNALKEAIQEVFPNSRHCFCLWHVFSKIPEKLSYVTRQHENFMLKFKKCIFKSWTSEQFEKRWWKMVEIFNLRNDIWFQSLYEDRQRWIPVFMIDNFLAGMSTTQRSESINTLFDRYMQRKTTLKEFLELQKAMLQEKFEEEAKADFETWHKQPGLKSPSPFGKQMASIYTHAIFKKFQVEVLGVVACHPRKETEDGETQTFKVQDFEDNQYFIVVWNEMTSYLSCSCRLFEFNGFLCRHVLIVMQMSGLHSIPSQYILKRWTKDAKSRQIMREQSDVVESRVQRYNDLCRRAFKLGDEGSLSQESYNIAFNALEEALRKCESVNNSIQNIIEPTSPPSNGPLDYDEVNQAHGATKTNKKKDTSRKKQVHPDPEVIPIRMHDSWQQMGQLNATAPNDDAHYMMQQRMQGMGQIQFRPQPIPSFFDVQDGLQEMDSSNLGSSQLHGLATKHLHQKHLSH
- the LOC133701670 gene encoding protein FAR-RED IMPAIRED RESPONSE 1-like isoform X1, with amino-acid sequence MGIDLEQPSGEYHKEDRRPNVNVNTVDGGDGGHERDQIIVNSPDIGGNGCEKTGTVINGRVLDGRKKPNAGDGINLNSVKDAEPHDGMEFESKDEAFSFYKEYAKSVGFSTITKASRRSRISGKFIDAKFVCTRYGTKRDTSTIELPQPVSNADAATSLPVKRKRGRINQSWSKTDCKACMHVKRRQQDGRWVVRSFIKEHNHEIFPDQAYYFRGHRNLNLGNDNVDALHAIRARTKKLYVAMSRQSGGHRKHENQKGGVTNPSGNTKHLALDEGDAQAMLDHFMHMQDENPNFFYAIDLNEEQQLRNVFWVDAKGRLDYGNFGDVIFFDTTYLKNEYKLPFAPFIGVNHHFQFLLLGCALVADETKTTYVWLMRAWLRAMGGHAPRVILTDQDNALKEAIQEVFPNSRHCFCLWHVFSKIPEKLSYVTRQHENFMLKFKKCIFKSWTSEQFEKRWWKMVEIFNLRNDIWFQSLYEDRQRWIPVFMIDNFLAGMSTTQRSESINTLFDRYMQRKTTLKEFLELQKAMLQEKFEEEAKADFETWHKQPGLKSPSPFGKQMASIYTHAIFKKFQVEVLGVVACHPRKETEDGETQTFKVQDFEDNQYFIVVWNEMTSYLSCSCRLFEFNGFLCRHVLIVMQMSGLHSIPSQYILKRWTKDAKSRQIMREQSDVVESRVQRYNDLCRRAFKLGDEGSLSQESYNIAFNALEEALRKCESVNNSIQNIIEPTSPPSNGPLDYDEVNQAHGATKTNKKKDTSRKKQVHPDPEVIPIRMHDSWQQMEQLNSRVPTLDGYFGSQQTGQGMGQLNAIASSRDDCYSNPHSMQGLGQLNATAPNDDAHYMMQQRMQGMGQIQFRPQPIPSFFDVQDGLQEMDSSNLGSSQLHGLATKHLHQKHLSH